The genomic interval GCCAACCCCTGCACCTGGACGCGAAGGGTTGGTACGGGGGCGACTACACCCGACTGTGGGTGAAAATCAGGGGGAACGTGGCCACGGATTCGCGCGCGGGTGACGTGCAGGTCCAGGCGCTCTTCAGTCGGCTGGTGGCGCCTTACTGGGAGCTTCAAGTAGGCTTGCGCGTGGACCGCGTCTGGGGCGACGTCGATAAGACCCGCACCCACTTGGCCATAGGACTCGAGGGGTTGGCCCCGTACTGGTTCGAGGTCGAGGCGACGCTGTTTGTCACGTCAGGGGGAGATGTGTCGACCCAGCTCACCGGCACATACGACCTTCTGGTGACCCAGCGGATGATCCTCGAGTCCCAGATCGACCTCAACGCCTCCCTCCAGGAGGT from Gemmatimonadota bacterium carries:
- a CDS encoding copper resistance protein B, yielding MAASPKRRWAVCTTAALGLALAHALPTAAQLSDQTKYLFLMARELERASGLEGQPLHLDAKGWYGGDYTRLWVKIRGNVATDSRAGDVQVQALFSRLVAPYWELQVGLRVDRVWGDVDKTRTHLAIGLEGLAPYWFEVEATLFVTSGGDVSTQLTGTYDLLVTQRMILESQIDLNASLQEVPELGLGSGVTDLELGFRLRYEIRREFAPYVGLVWRKAFAGTADFARLAGTRVRDGTFVAGVRVWY